One Candidatus Dependentiae bacterium genomic window, CTCACAGGAAAAAATGATCTGAACCTTACCCTTGAAGCACTTCGAGTAAATTTGAAAAATCCAAACTTACACCCACTTGAAACTGCCTTACGCAAAATTTATGGTGAATACCCGGATACAATTGTACTTGAGAAATTAATAGTAGAAACAACAGGTGAAGTAGATCCTGAAACATTGGAAGCAACTGGCAAATGTAGTATCAAATTTATGCTTAAAGACGGTTCCGCATGGGAATTGAAACATAATTTCAAAAATCCACCTGCAACTCCTTGGAATTTTCAAGAATATGATGCTAACGAGCATCTGAAAGTCTTTGAACAACTTAAACAAAAAATCCCCGAATAGAGCATCTTAATAGATGCTCTATTCGGGGATTTTATTAACACAAAGCAAAAGAACAGCTAAACGATAATCGCTTTATGCGTAAGTACTGCGCTTACGCCGAATCATCACTCACAACGCCATTAATCGTCACATGCGCTCCACCAAGCACCTCAACATTGCAATTTGAAGCACTTCCTGCAGCATTGTCACCAAATATGATAGCTTTTGAAAACTGCTGTGATAATGGATTAGAAAAATTAGTTGTATAAAGAGTAACATCGTCCATACCTGAAGTAAGAAAAGATCCTGAAGGATCCCACAGAATTTCTGAATCGATAAAAGCCCCTCCTGAAACAGATGCGATCGATGTCAAACTTGCACCATCAAAACGCAAAACTTCTAGAGCATTGCCAGCATTATTCTGCACAGCTGCAAACAATCCGCTGGGATGCCAATCAACAGGAGCCTTCCCATCAAAACTTGCACGCGGCATTAGACTTGTGCCATTGAAAGCATACAAACGAACATTATGCGTATTGGCAAATCCACCAGAACCGCTTGTAGCACCAGATCCTCCAATAAGAAGAAATTTGCCATCAGGACTCCATTCAAGACTATAGACTGTACCAGCACCTCCCCCGTACGCCTGACTCGTAACGGGCGTAAGTGTTGAGCCGTTAAACGAATAAATACGAAGCTCATTAGTATTAGCAAATCCAGATGCTCCATTCGAAATAGGGCCTTCACCACCAATCGCTAAAAATCGACCATCTGGACTCCACGCAGCATCATCAACACCATTTGTGCTCGAATACTTCCTACTGGTTGTCAAGGTTAAACTAGAACCATTGAAACGATAAATTAAAAGATCCATCCCTGGACCAACTTCACCACTCAAAGCAATGTAACGTTGATCTGGACGCCATCTCACACGCGTTCGGTCTGAAGTGTTACTTGGAAATGCAGCACTCGTAACAGGAGTTAATAATGATCCTGTAAATTTATATACTCGTAATACGTCAGTATTATTAAAGCCGCCTAACCCAGCACTTGGCCTTTCTCCTCCTACAGCAACAAACTGTCCGTCAGGACTCCACTCAACTCCGCCAACCTGTCCAGCAATGTTATTTGAATAACTTTGA contains:
- a CDS encoding WD40 repeat domain-containing protein — encoded protein: VEQNATLTLRNMAINATRNNPLVPVLRCGGNSARIALDNVSVGLANDFVFDKGRLFIHNDVVMTGTHTFIYKSAMPLFVDSSGILTFDLGTGFSFAPTSTDQRLFVLKDATSGLCFNGSTFNATSTGVRFTKGNIFFDNKVVINTKTDVEVRGATVLTSTRYGNGLEAQSWSRDGKYLVVGGAFPDPVGSDLTKGEYIVLYRFTGSTLVTVTSQSYSNNIAGQVGGVEWSPDGQFVAVGGERPSAGLGGFNNTDVLRVYKFTGSLLTPVTSAAFPSNTSDRTRVRWRPDQRYIALSGEVGPGMDLLIYRFNGSSLTLTTSRKYSSTNGVDDAAWSPDGRFLAIGGEGPISNGASGFANTNELRIYSFNGSTLTPVTSQAYGGGAGTVYSLEWSPDGKFLLIGGSGATSGSGGFANTHNVRLYAFNGTSLMPRASFDGKAPVDWHPSGLFAAVQNNAGNALEVLRFDGASLTSIASVSGGAFIDSEILWDPSGSFLTSGMDDVTLYTTNFSNPLSQQFSKAIIFGDNAAGSASNCNVEVLGGAHVTINGVVSDDSA